The genome window TGTAAGAACCACTTTGTGCAGCATAGGCATGGGCTCCTGCTTCGATGGCCCGCCAGTCATTGCCTGTTGCAAGGACCAGGGCATCAATCCCATTAAAAATTCCCTTGTTATGAGTAGCCGCACGGTAAGGATCCACTTGAGCCAATTGGCTAGCTAGCTCCATCCGGTGGGCAATCTCAATGGCTTCCTCAGGATTTCGACTCAGTGCTTTAAAATCGATGGCACACCGTGCACTCACCAAAGAGCGAGTGGCCAAGTTGGATAAAATTGCCATCAAAGCCTGACCGTCAGAGAGTTCCTGGATGCGATCGGTCAGAGCTTCCAGCATCGTGTTGAGCATATTGGCTCCCATGGCTTCTTTGGGATCGACAGCCAAGTAGACAATAAGAAAGTCCCCCTTGTTTTCGACCCAAAGATCTCTCGCTCCACCTCCACGCTTAACGATAGAAGGATAGGCTTCATTAGCCAGCTGAAGAAGGGTTTCCTTGTCTTCGAGGATGCGCCTGCTAGCAACTTCTATGTCTTCAACATCCGTCAGAGCGATCTCACCGATCATTTGGCGTTGGTGCACCTGGGTGGTGAAACCGCCCGAACGTTGGATTAGCTTGGCTGCAAAGCTGGCAGCCGCGACCACGGATGGCTCTTCTGTGACCATGGGAAGGACATAGTCACGACCATTGATCAGGAAATAAGGAGCAAGGCTAAAAGGCAAGTCAAAAGTCGACAAGACATTTTCTGTCAATTGATCTGCAATAGAAAGGGGAAGTCCCTTTTGTTCTTTTAAGATCTGTGCTTCATCCCAAGTTAAGAGGCCTTCCTTCAGTAAGGCCTCTATGCGTTCTGTGGGAGAAAGTTTTGCAAAACCTGGTAATCGTGCCATTATTTTTCTACTTTCTGGTAAGTGCGTTGGTGTTCCTTGATCTCTGTCAAAGCAAAAGTTTGATTCGTAGCAGGCTCAAACACTTGATTGCCACTAGGATCTAGATCTACTTCCTCATAAAAGAGTCGTTCGTAGTCAGCAACACTAAGAACCGTACGTTGGTCCAGTTTTTCCATGCGTTTGTGATCTAAGAGTTGCTCAAAACCAGGAACGAGATTGGCGCTAAAGATCTCAGAAACCGCTCCACTTCCATAGCTAAAGAGGGCGATTTGGTCCCCAGCTTTGAGTTGGGGGTCATTTTCCAATAGTGACAGCAAGCCTAGGAAAAGAGATCCAGTGTAGATATTTCCCACGCGTTGGCTGTATAGAATCGATTGATCAAAGTTGTATTGTAATTGATCTTTTTTCTCTTCTGACACTGACTTATCCAGGATTTTTTTCAAGCCCTTGAGAGCTAATTTCGGATAAGGCAAGTGGAAGCAGACAGCCGCAAAGTCTGTCAAGGCAAGGCCAGTCCGTTTCTGGTATTCCGCCCAGGTTGTTTTCAGAGAATCTAGATATTGTTGCGTTGAATAAATCCCATTCACGAAGGGAGTTGTCGCGTAATTTGGACGCCAAAAATCCATGACATCGCGTGTTTGGGCAACATTATCATCGTTAAAAGATAGAACACGAGGATTTTGGCTGATCAGCATAGCAACCGCTCCAGCCCCCTGTGTTGGTTCTCCAGGAGTTCCAATTCCGTATTTAGCAATGTCACTGGCAATGACCAAAACCTTACTCTGTGGGAATTTTTCAACATGGAGTTTAGCATAATCCAAGGCAGCAGTCGCAGCATAGCAGGCTTCTTTCATCTCAAAAGAGCGGGCGAAAGGCTGGATATCTAGTAAGCCATGGACAAACACAGCAGCAGCCTTACTCTGGTCAATTCCAGATTCTGTCGCAAGAATCACCATGTCGATCGCTTCTTTATCTTCGTCTGTTAAAATATCATCTGCTGCAGTAGCAGCCAATGTGACGATGTCTTCTGTGATCGGTGCAACACTTTGTTCTTTTAAGAGAAGACCCTTGCTCAGTTTTTCGGGATCGGTATCACGAGCAGCGGCCAAATCTTCTAAACGCAAGACATAAGGGCTCGTCGCAAAACCAATCTTATCAATCCCAATTGTCATTCTTAACCTCTTTTTTATTTGATATCTACTAGTATATTTCGTTACTATTTTACCATATTTAAGGGTAAAACTCCCTTGAAAAAGCTAGATCAGCAAGGAAATCATTCTCGGGACCGATTTTGCAATGTTTCAAAGAAAAAATAGAAAATCTATAAAAAAAGCCATCTTTAGATGGCTTTTCAACTCTTATGCTTGCTTATCTTTCTTAGGGTTACTCATAACCCGTATGAAGAGTTCTTTGCATTTGTCTCTTAGAACTTTTTCGTAGAAGACGAGTATAGCGATGTCCGCAATCAGAAAGATCAAGGTCAGATAGAACAAGTCAAATGAATTACGGGCATAGTAAGTCGCTGATAGATAGGAGGAGAAGGCTCCTAGAATCACCCAAGGAAGATACTTGATATACTTGTTTACCATCGTACAGTACCTCACATACTTTAAAGGATTTGTTTTTTCACTATCATTGTACTCCTTTTAAACAAAAATACAAGCGATTACATAGATAAGTTTTGAAAAACCAATGCTAGTTGGCATTGGTCATTTTTCTTTTTTGATGGCGTTGGTAAGAATGGTAGAGTTTCAAAACGACAGATCCACTAGCCATCCCGATGGAGATCACCAAGGCTAGAATAACCACCAGGGTCACGCTGGTCACTGCTTGGCGATATTGGCCACTGACAAAGAAGGAAGTGGTTCGATAGGAAATATATCCAGGTACCAAGGGTGCGAGAATGGACAACATAAAGACCACGACAGGCGTCTTGAGAATGATACTTAAAATCTGACTGATACAGGAGCCGACAATGGCTGCGATAAAGGTTGCAACGATAACATTGGTAGGCCCTTTCAGGATATAGTAGAGTAGCCAGATGCCCATACCGAGGATTCCTCCAGGAATCAACATGGAGCGCTGCACATTTAGGACAATTAAAAAGGTGATGATGGCAATCAAGCTGGCCACCGCTTGGATTAAAAATTCAGTTAGGTTCATCATTTTATTTCATAAGGACGAGGGCGACCGTTGTACCGGCACCAAGTGCAAGAGTAATGAGGAGAGTCTCAAAGAGTTTGCTCATCCCAGAGTTGAGGTGGTAATTCATCAGATCGCGGACGGCATTGGTCATAGCGATTCCAGGAACGAAGGGCATGACACAGCCTGCGATAATGAGATCGGTATTGGAAGGAAAACCACTATAGCGCGTCCAGATATGGGCCAAAAAACCAAAGACAAAGGCGGCCGCAAAGGCAGTGACAAAAGGAATGCGAACGTATTTCTCAACGACAAGAGAAAAAGCAAAGGCAAAGACAGTCGCAATACCCGCTCCAATCGCATCATAGAAATTTCCTCCAAACATGATGGAGAAGAAAGGCGCACTAAGAGTTGCCGCAATGGTCAACTGGAGATTGGTATAAGGAACGCGCTTCATTTTCAACTCGCTCAGGGCTTTGTAGGCTTGCTCGAGATCTATCTCTCCAGAGACGAGTTGACGGGAGATCTGATTGACGTCACAGACCTTTTCGATATTGTAATTGGTCCGCAAGATCCGTTTCATGCGCGTGACATTGGCATTCTCGATTGAAAAGAAAATAGCGACTGGCATCGCTAAAACATTGCAATCGACGATTCCCTGTGAATGGGCGATCCGGATCATGGTATCTTCGACCCGGTGAATCTCAGAACCGCTCTCGATCAGGAGGGTTCCAGCTAACATCAGGACGTCGATCACTTGGTTGATCTGTTTTGACTCTTCCATAATTTCCTTCTTACTAAATAATCTGTTTCTATTATAGCAAAAAAGGACGAGAGACAGAACTAAAATTTGACAATTCTAGTTTGTTTCTTATCCTTTCTGAATTCGTTTAAAATAGCTATTGTTTAGGCTTATCATTCGCTAACTCGGGTGGTGGTGCTGCACGGTGCTGTCCTGGACGAGAAGGGTTGCTAAAAAGATCAGTGCAATCAGGATAAAGAGCCAAATAATAGCGAAAATAAATGTTAAAAACATAGGATCACCCCTTCTATCTTATTTACAGCTCTACTATAACACTTGGAGAAAGCGCTGTCAAACTCTATATAGTAGGCTCTTAAACTCTTTCAAAATTCAGAATACTCTTGCGATGGGGATGAAAAAACCAGCCGTTTCCGACTGGTTTTTAAGACCTATTTGAATCTTAGTTCAAGGCATCATCCATTGAAAGAACTTCGTGGAAGACACGTTGTGTCAATTCAGTTTTTTGTTCTGGAGTGAGGTATTTAGTGTTTACACAGTATCCAGAGATACGAACGATAACGTCTTCACCTGACATGATCTTTTCGTAAACATCGTTCAAGTCCATAACGTTCAAGTTACAGTGTTGTCCACCGTTTTCGAAGTATCCATCAAGGATGGTTACCAAGTTATCAACTTGTTCGTCACGAGTTTTACCAAGAGCACGTGGTGATACTTGAGTAGTGAGTGAGATACCATCAGCTGCGTAACCAAAGTCAAGGCTAGCAAGTGAGTTCAAGTTTTGCAACCATCCACCTTTAGCTTTGTTAGATGGGTTAGCACCTGGTGAGAAGAATTCCAATTTAGACAAGTTCACAGAACCATCTTCGTTGAGGTATACCCCTTTGTGGACTGGTGAGTTACCAGTTTGTTTAGAGTAAGCAACGTTAGAAGTGATGGTAAGAAGTGAAACAGTTGCTTCAGCGTTCTTGTAAAGTTTGTGGCTGCGAAGACGAGTAGTGTAAGCTTCGATCAACCATTCTGCCAATTCGTTAGAACGTGGGTCATCTTCACCCCAACGTGGGTATTCACCGATTGTTTCGTAATCGTAGATGTAGCCATCTTCGTCACGGATTGGTTTAACAGTAGCGTATTTGATTGCTGACAAAGTATCAACAGTGTTAGCGAATCCACAGATACCGAATCCCATGTTAGCGCGTTGGTGAGTTGGCAAGAAGGCCATTTGAACAGCTTCGTAGTTGTACTTATCAGTCATGTAGTGGATGATGTTCAAAGCATCTACGTAAGTGTCTGTCAACCAGTCAAGAGATTTTTCGAAGTTTGCTTTAACGGATTCGAATTCAAGAACTTCGTCACGGATTGGATCGATGTCAAATACTTTATAGTCTTTATGAACATCGTCGTAACCACCGTTCAAACCAGTAAGAAGAGCTTTAAGCACGTTAACACGAGCACCGAAGTATTGGATGTTGTGGCGTTGTTCTTCGTTTTCTGGGTCAAGTGGAGATACACAACATGAGATACAGCTCATTTCACCGTATCCGTCTTTGGCCATTGTTGTTACACCTTCGTATTGGATAGAAGAGTGTTTGTGGCTCATGTGCATACAGTAGCGACGGAAGCTATATGGCAATTTGTCAGTCCAAAGAACTGTCAAGTTTGGTTCTGGAGAGTTACCGATGTTGTCCAAAGTGTTCAAGAAACGGTAGTCCATCTTAGTAACACGGTGACGTCCGTCGTTACCCATACCAGCCATAGAAGTTGTGATGAAGGTTGGGTCACCTGAGTACAATTGGTCGTAAGCTTTTGTACGAGCAAATTTAACAGTACGCAATTTCATAACGAAATCGTCAACGAATTCTTGGATTTCTGATTCAGTAAATGTACCACGAGCCAAGTCACGTTCAGCGTAGATATCCAAAACGATTGGCACACGTCCAAGAGAAGTAGCAGCACCGTTGATCACACGGCAGACAGCCATGAAGGCGATGTTTGTCCATTGGATTGCTTCTTTTGTATTGAAGGCAG of Streptococcus sp. S5 contains these proteins:
- a CDS encoding threonine/serine exporter family protein, translating into MNLTEFLIQAVASLIAIITFLIVLNVQRSMLIPGGILGMGIWLLYYILKGPTNVIVATFIAAIVGSCISQILSIILKTPVVVFMLSILAPLVPGYISYRTTSFFVSGQYRQAVTSVTLVVILALVISIGMASGSVVLKLYHSYQRHQKRKMTNAN
- a CDS encoding hydroxymethylglutaryl-CoA reductase, degradative, which produces MARLPGFAKLSPTERIEALLKEGLLTWDEAQILKEQKGLPLSIADQLTENVLSTFDLPFSLAPYFLINGRDYVLPMVTEEPSVVAAASFAAKLIQRSGGFTTQVHQRQMIGEIALTDVEDIEVASRRILEDKETLLQLANEAYPSIVKRGGGARDLWVENKGDFLIVYLAVDPKEAMGANMLNTMLEALTDRIQELSDGQALMAILSNLATRSLVSARCAIDFKALSRNPEEAIEIAHRMELASQLAQVDPYRAATHNKGIFNGIDALVLATGNDWRAIEAGAHAYAAQSGSYKGLSHWTSQPEEKKLYGEITLPMPVATKGGSIGLNPTVQVSHRLLGVPSAIELAGIIASLGLAQNFAALKALVTTGIQAGHMKLQARSLALLAGAKEEEVPRLVSQLLENKPFNLEKAQTLLQELRK
- a CDS encoding threonine/serine exporter family protein, whose translation is MEESKQINQVIDVLMLAGTLLIESGSEIHRVEDTMIRIAHSQGIVDCNVLAMPVAIFFSIENANVTRMKRILRTNYNIEKVCDVNQISRQLVSGEIDLEQAYKALSELKMKRVPYTNLQLTIAATLSAPFFSIMFGGNFYDAIGAGIATVFAFAFSLVVEKYVRIPFVTAFAAAFVFGFLAHIWTRYSGFPSNTDLIIAGCVMPFVPGIAMTNAVRDLMNYHLNSGMSKLFETLLITLALGAGTTVALVLMK
- the pflB gene encoding formate C-acetyltransferase yields the protein MVVKTVVEAQDIFDKAWEGFKGEDWKEKASVSRFVQANYTPYDGDESFLAGPTERSLHIKKIVEETKAHYEETRFPYDNRPTSIGDIAAGYIDKENEVIFGIQNDELFKLNFMPRGGIRMAETTLKENGYEPDPAVHEIFTKYVTTVNDGIFRAYTSNIRRARHAHTVTGLPDAYSRGRIIGVYARLALYGADYLMAEKANDWNSITEIDEESIRLREEVNLQYQALQEVVKLGDLYGVDVRRPAFNTKEAIQWTNIAFMAVCRVINGAATSLGRVPIVLDIYAERDLARGTFTESEIQEFVDDFVMKLRTVKFARTKAYDQLYSGDPTFITTSMAGMGNDGRHRVTKMDYRFLNTLDNIGNSPEPNLTVLWTDKLPYSFRRYCMHMSHKHSSIQYEGVTTMAKDGYGEMSCISCCVSPLDPENEEQRHNIQYFGARVNVLKALLTGLNGGYDDVHKDYKVFDIDPIRDEVLEFESVKANFEKSLDWLTDTYVDALNIIHYMTDKYNYEAVQMAFLPTHQRANMGFGICGFANTVDTLSAIKYATVKPIRDEDGYIYDYETIGEYPRWGEDDPRSNELAEWLIEAYTTRLRSHKLYKNAEATVSLLTITSNVAYSKQTGNSPVHKGVYLNEDGSVNLSKLEFFSPGANPSNKAKGGWLQNLNSLASLDFGYAADGISLTTQVSPRALGKTRDEQVDNLVTILDGYFENGGQHCNLNVMDLNDVYEKIMSGEDVIVRISGYCVNTKYLTPEQKTELTQRVFHEVLSMDDALN
- a CDS encoding hydroxymethylglutaryl-CoA synthase, with the translated sequence MTIGIDKIGFATSPYVLRLEDLAAARDTDPEKLSKGLLLKEQSVAPITEDIVTLAATAADDILTDEDKEAIDMVILATESGIDQSKAAAVFVHGLLDIQPFARSFEMKEACYAATAALDYAKLHVEKFPQSKVLVIASDIAKYGIGTPGEPTQGAGAVAMLISQNPRVLSFNDDNVAQTRDVMDFWRPNYATTPFVNGIYSTQQYLDSLKTTWAEYQKRTGLALTDFAAVCFHLPYPKLALKGLKKILDKSVSEEKKDQLQYNFDQSILYSQRVGNIYTGSLFLGLLSLLENDPQLKAGDQIALFSYGSGAVSEIFSANLVPGFEQLLDHKRMEKLDQRTVLSVADYERLFYEEVDLDPSGNQVFEPATNQTFALTEIKEHQRTYQKVEK